The following coding sequences are from one Clarias gariepinus isolate MV-2021 ecotype Netherlands chromosome 19, CGAR_prim_01v2, whole genome shotgun sequence window:
- the supt6h gene encoding transcription elongation factor SPT6 isoform X1, producing MSDFIESEAEESEEEFEEKDLKPKKTQRFMEDDDDEEEEENTEDQDEHGNLRGLIDDGNVEEEEEENSSRGGDSDSGEEVRHRRRKRDYDDLLDDDDLDLIEENLGVKMKRKKKYSRVRTMDDDGEDDEKDQIADEIFTRDGDGDGEEGGEGGETLHPEDDVEEEEGEESDIDDFIVDDDGQPITKKKGKKFTGYTDAALQEAQEIFGGDFDFAEFDPEAYDRAEEEEEEDQDEAWDRPKKQTKRRVGRRSIFEIYEPSELESSHMTDQDNEIRTTDMPERFQLRSLPVKPAEDDELEEEAEWIYRNAFSTPTISMQESTDYLDRGTTTNFSRRGPSTIAKIKEALNFMRNQHFEVPFIAFYRKEYVEPELNINDLWKVWQWDEKWTQLRTRKQNLTRLFQRMQSYQFEQISADPDKPLADAIRPLDTADMERLKDVQSIEELSDVYNHFLLYYGRDIPRMQNAAKVTKKKLKKIKEVSEEDGEEAEVEEEEEEEEEQKGPDLKQASRRDMYSICQAAGLDGLAKKFGLTPEQFGENLRDSYQRHETEQFPAEPLELAKDYVCSQFSTPETVLEGTRYMVAMQIAREPLVRHVLRQTFQERAKVNIKPTKKGKKDVDEAHYAYSFKYLKNKPVKELSGDQFLKMCLAEDEGLLAIDISIDLVGVKSYAGDQTYFDEIKQFYYRDEFSHQVQEWNKQRTLAIERSLQHFLYPQMAKELKNKLVAEAKENIVKSCCRKLYNWLKVAPYRPDQQVEEDDDLMDETQGKGIRVLGVAFAAGRDTPVFCALINGEGEVVDFLRLPNFLKRRNAWREEEREKKLQDIENLKKFLLSKKPHVVAVAGENRDAHMLMEDIKRTVSELEQDSSLPAVGVELVDNELATLYMNSRKSEADFRDYPPLLRQAVSVARKIQDPLVEFAQVCSSDEDILCLKLHPLQEHVVKEELLGALYCEFINRVNEVGVDVNRAIAHPYMQSLVQYVCGLGPRKGSHLLKILKQNNTRLENRTQLVTMCHMGPKVFINCAGFIKIDTASLGDSTDSYIEVLDGSRVHPETYEWARKMAVDALEYDESAEDANPAGALEEILENPERLKDLDLDAFAEELERQGYGNKGITLYDIRAELSCRYKDLRAPYRPPNTEEVFNLLTKETPETFYIGKLITSVVTGIAHRRPQGESYDQAIRNDETGLWQCPFCQQDNFPELSEVWNHFDSGSCPGQAIGVRSRLDNGVMGFIPTKFLSDKVVKHPEDRVKVGMTVHCRIMKIDIEKFNVDLTCRTSDLIDKNNEWKLPKDTYYDFDAEAEDIKHDEEQKKKQQRTTYIKRVIAHPSFHNINFKEAEKMMETMDQGDVVIRPSSKGENHLTVTWKVADGIYQHVDVREEGKENAFSLGHTLWINTEEFEDLDEITARYVQPMAAFARDLLGHKYFKDCNGGDRKKMEEVLIKAKKEKPTFIPYYVSACRDLPGKFLLGYQPRGKPRIEYVTITPDGFRYRSQIFPTVNGLFRWFKDHYQEPVPGVTPSSSSRMRTPASVNATPANINFADLTRAVNALPRNVTSQMFNAIAAVTGQGQNPNTTPAQWASSQYGYSGGSSAGGGGGSSSAYHVFATPQQPIATPMMTPSYSYTTPGQQQTMSTPQYPSSTPQSSHSHHQHPSSTPSSSSSSSRVRTPQPKPTSHGAVDWGKMAEQWLQEKEAERRKKASRMTPRPSPSPMIESTPMSIAGDATPLLDEMDR from the exons ATGTCTGACTTTATCGAGAGCGAGGCGGAGGAGTCTGAGGAGGAGTTTGAGGAGAAGGATCTAAAGCCCAAGAAGACTCAGAGGTTTATGGAAGACGACGATGATG aagaggaagaggaaaacACAGAAGATCAAGATGAACATGGGAACCTCAGGGGCCTTATTGATGATGGCAAtgtggaagaggaggaagaggagaatAGCAGCAGAGGAGGTGACAGTGATTCTGGAGAGGAGGTCAGACATCGTCGCCGGAAGCGAG ATTATGATGACcttctggatgatgatgatctCGATCTTATCGAGGAAAACTTGGGTGTTAAAATGAAGAGG AAAAAGAAGTACTCACGTGTGAGAACAATGGACGATGATGGTGAAGATGATGAAAAAGACCAGATTGCAGACGAGATCTTTACCAGAGATGGTGATGGAGATGGGGAAGAAGGTGGAGAAGGTGGAGAAACACTGCACCCAGAGGATGATGTTGAGGAAGAAGAGGGAGAGGAGTCAG acATAGACGATTTCATTGTGGATGATGACGGACAGCCCATTaccaaaaagaaaggaaagaaatttACTGGCTATACTGATGC tgcttTACAAGAGGCCCAAGAAATTTTTGGTGGTGACTTTGACTTTGCCGAGTTTGACCCTGAAGCATACGATCGtgctgaggaggaggaggaggaggatcaGGATGAAGCATGGGATCGACCCAAGAAGCAGACAAAGAGGAGAGTGGGCCGTCGCAGCATTTTCGAGATCTATGAGCCCAGTGAGCTGGAGAGTAGCCACATGACTGATCAAGACAATGAAATACGTACCACAGATATGCCTGAGAGGTTCCAG TTGCGCAGTTTACCTGTAAAGCCTGCAGAGGATGATGAGCTGGAGGAAGAGGCAGAATGGATTTACAGAAATGCCTTCTCGACACCCACTATATCCATGCAG GAGAGCACAGACTACTTGGACCGTGGAACCACCACTAACTTTAGCAGGAGAGGCCCCAGTACCATTGCTAAGATTAAGGAGGCGCTCAACTTCATGAGAAACCAACACTTTGag GTTCCCTTTATTGCCTTTTACAGGAAGGAATATGTTGAACCAGAGCTCAACATTAATGATCTGTGGAAGGTGTGGCAGTGGGATGAGAAG TGGACTCAGCTAAGGACACGCAAGCAGAACCTAACCCGACTTTTCCAGAGAATGCAGTCGTATCAGTTTGAGCAGATTTCTGCTGACCCTGATAAGCCACTGGCTGATGCTATTCGTCCACTGGACACAGCTGACATGGAAAG ACTAAAAGATGTCCAGTCTATAGAAGAGCTGAGTGACGTGTACAATCACTTCTTGCTCTATTATGGACGAGACATCCCCAGGATGCAGAATGCAGCCAAAGTCACCAAGAAAAAACTGAAGAAGATTAAGGAAGTGTCTGAGGAAGATG GTGAGGAAGCTGaggtggaagaggaggaggaagaggaagaggagcagaAGGGGCCAGATCTAAAGCAAGCCTCTCGTAGAGACATGTACAGCATCTGCCAGGCTGCAGGACttg ATGGACTGGCCAAGAAGTTTGGTCTCACGCCTGAGCAGTTTGGTGAAAATTTGCGTGACAGTTACCAGCGACATGAGACTGAGCAGTTCCCTGCAGAGCCACTCGAGTTGGCCAAGGACTATGTGTGCAG CCAGTTTAGCACACCAGAAACCGTTCTCGAGGGCACACGCTACATGGTAGCCATGCAAATAGCTCGTGAACCTCTAGTCAGACATGTCCTGAGACAGACCTTTCAGGAAAGAGCCAAGGTCAACATCAAGCCCACTAAGAAGGGCAAGAAG GATGTAGATGAGGCACACTATGCATATTCCTtcaagtatttaaaaaacaagccTGTGAAAGAACTAAGCGGAGATCAGTTCCTGAAGATGTGCTTGGCAGAAGATGAGGGACTACTCGCTATAGACATCAGCATTGACTTGGTTGGAGTTAAAAG CTATGCGGGTGATCAAACCTACTTTGATGAAATAAAGCAGTTCTACTACAGAGATGAGTTCAGTCACCAGGTACAAGAGTGGAATAAGCAGAGAACACTGGCCATTGAGCGTTCCCTCCAGCACTTTCTTTACCCTCAGATGGCCAAGGAGTTGAAGAATAAACTTGTTGCAGAGGCCAAGGAAAATATTGTCAAG TCATGCTGCAGGAAACTGTATAATTGGTTAAAAGTGGCTCCATATAGACCAGACCAGCAGgtggaggaggatgatgatTTAATGGATGAGACTCAAGGCAAAGGCATTCGGGTCTTGGGAGTGGCCTTTGCTGCTGGCAG AGACACACCAGTATTCTGTGCTTTGATCAATGGTGAGGGGGAGGTTGTGGACTTCCTCAGACTTCCgaactttttaaaaaggaggAATGCTTGGAGGGAGGAGGAGCGGGAGAAAAAG CTTCAAGACATTGAAAACCTGAAGAAGTTTCTTCTCAGTAAGAAACCCCATGTGGTGGCCGTTGCTGGTGAAAATCG TGATGCTCACATGCTAATGGAGGACATCAAGCGCACAGTCAGTGAGTTGGAGCAAGACTCGTCTCTGCCTGCCGTAGGAGTCGAGCTGGTGGACAACGAGTTAGCCACACTGTATATGAACAGCAGAAAGTCTGAG GCGGACTTTAGGGACTACCCTCCACTTCTTCGTCAGGCTGTGTCCGTGGCTCGCAAAATTCAGGATCCGCTGGTGGAGTTTGCTCAGGTGTGCAGCAGTGATGAGGACATCCTGTGCCTTAAACTGCATCCATTACAG GAGCATGTTGTAAAGGAAGAACTGCTTGGCGCACTTTACTGTGAGTTTATTAACCGTGTGAACGAAGTTGGTGTAGATGTGAACAGAGCTATTGCTCATCCTTACATGCAGAGCctggtacagtatgtctgtggcTTAGGTCCAAGAAAAGGCTCACATCTGCTTAAG ATtcttaaacaaaacaacacgcGTTTGGAGAATCGGACGCAGTTGGTCACAATGTGCCATATGGGACCTAAAGTATTTATCAACTGTGCTGGATTTATCAAAATCGACACAGCTTCCCTTGGAGACAG CACTGACTCCTACATTGAGGTTCTTGATGGCTCTCGTGTCCATCCTGAGACTTACGAGTGGGCTCGTAAAATGGCAGTGGATGCCCTGGAGTATGATGAGTCAGCTGAAGATGCAAATCCAGCAGGAGCTCTGGAAGAGATCCTGGAGAACCCAGAGAGGCTAAAGGATCTGGATCTGGATGCATTTGCTGAAGAGTTGGAGAGACAG GGTTACGGCAATAAGGGAATCACACTATATGATATCCGTGCTGAACTCAGCTGTAGGTATAAAGACCTGCGAGCCCCATACAGACCTCCCAACACAGAAGAGGTCTTTAACCTGCTCACTAAGGAGACTCCTGAAACCTTCTATATTG GTAAGTTAATCACCAGTGTTGTAACTGGCATCGCTCACAGAAGACCTCAAGGGGAAAGTTATGACCAGGCTATTCGCAATGATGAAACTGGTCTATGGCAGTGTCCCTTTTGTCAGCAGGACAACTTTCCTGAGCTCAGTGAG gTCTGGAATCACTTTGACAGCGGCTCCTGTCCTGGACAAGCTATTGGTGTGAGAAGTCGTCTAGACAACGGTGTCATGGGTTTCATCCCTACCAAGTTCCTCTCAGACAAAGTGGTTAAACATCCAGAGGACCGAGTAAAG GTTGGCATGACCGTTCATTGTCGTATCATGAAGATTGACATTGAGAAGTTCAACGTGGACCTTACCTGCAGGACATCTGACCTCATTGACAAGAACAACGAGTGGAAGCTTCCTAAGGACACCTACTATGATTTTGATGCTGAAGCCGAGGATATCAAACATGATGAAGAGCAGAAGAAGAAACAGCAAAGGACCA CTTATATCAAACGTGTCATTGCCCACCCATCGTTCCACAACATCAACTTCAAGGAGGCAGAGAAAATGATGGAGACAATGGATCAAGGTGATGTGGTGATCAGGCCAAGCAGTAAAGGGGAAAACCACCTAACTGTTACCTGGAAGGTAGCAGATGGGATCTACCAGCATGTGGATGTACGAGAGGAGGGCAAGGAGAATGCCTTCAGCCTGGGACACACGTTGTGGATTAACACTGAG GAGTTTGAAGATCTTGATGAAATCACAGCTCGTTACGTCCAGCCTATGGCTGCTTTTGCTCGGGATCTGCTTGGCCACAAGTACTTCAAAGACTGCAACGGTGGAGATAGGAAG AAAATGGAGGAAGTCCTCATTAAGGCAAAGAAAGAGAAGCCCACTTTCATTCCCTACTATGTTTCAGCCTGCAGAGACCTGCCTGGAAAGTTTCTTCTAGGATACCAACCTAGAGGGAAGCCAAG GATAGAGTATGTTACCATCACTCCAGATGGGTTCAGGTATCGCTCACAGATATTCCCCACAGTTAATGGACTCTTCCGGTGGTTTAAAGACCACTACCAGGAGCCTGTGCCAG GAGTGACACCCAGCAGTAGCAGCAGAATGCGCACACCAGCATCTGTGAATGCAACTCCAGCCAACATTAACTTTGCAG ACCTAACTCGGGCCGTCAACGCTCTGCCCAGGAATGTGACATCACAGATGTTTAATGCTATAGCGGCAGTAACAGGGCAGGGCCAAAATCCCAACACAACTCCAGCACAGTGGGCCTCAAGCCAGTATGGTTACAGCGGAGGCAGCagtgcaggaggaggaggaggcagcAGCAGCGCTTATCAT GTGTTTGCAACGCCACAGCAGCCCATTGCGACGCCCATGATGACACCGAGCTACTCGTACACTACTCCAGGCCAGCAGCAGACCATGAGCACGCCGCAGTATCCCAGCAGCACACCGCAGTCCTCCCACAGCCACCACCAACACCCTTCGTCCACAccgtcatcatcatcctcatcatccagGGTTCGGACACCACAGCCAAA ACCAACCTCTCACGGAGCTGTGGATTGGGGTAAAATGGCTGAACAGTGGCTGCAGGAGAAGGAGGCTGAAAGACGCAAGAAGGCATCTCGCATGACACCACGGCCCTCACCGAGTCCCATGATCGAGAGCACACCAATGTCCATCGCCGGGGACGCCACACCACTGCTTGATGAGATGGACCGATAG
- the sdf2 gene encoding stromal cell-derived factor 2 gives MEVTEMGKYTVFSVLLLVLFLFSCLCSFSFASEISFVTCGSVVKLLNVKHNVRLHSHDVRYGSGSGQQSVTGVTTVEDSNSYWSVRGTNGEGCHRGTPVKCGQSIRLTHVNTGRNLHSHYFASPLSSNQEVSAFGEDGEGDHLDEWTVLCRGSVWQRDESVRFQHAATEALLSVTGEQYGRPIHGQREVHAMTSSSQHSYWKAMEGIFMKPNEMAYKDFSGPTHTEF, from the exons ATGGAAGTTACAGAAATGGGAAAGTATACCGTGTTCTCGGTGCTtttattggttttgtttttattctcgTGCTTGTGTAGCTTCTCGTTTGCGTCAGAAATCAGTTTTGTGACGTGCGGCTCGGTGGTGAAGCTGCTGAACGTCAAACACAACGTCAGGCTGCATTCTCATGATGTTCGGTACGGCTCCG GTAGCGGTCAGCAGTCTGTGACTGGAGTGACTACAGTGGAAGACAGCAACAGTTACTGGAGCGTGCGTGGGACCAATGGGGAAGGTTGTCATCGAGGAACTCCAGTCAAATGTGGGCAGAGCATCAGACTTACGCACGTAAACACAGGCCGTAATCTGCACAGCCACTATTTTGCATCTCCGTTGTCGTCCAACCAG GAAGTCAGTGCCTTCGGAGAGGACGGTGAAGGTGACCATCTGGATGAGTGGACTGTCCTGTGTAGGGGTTCTGTATGGCAGCGTGATGAGTCGGTGCGTTTCCAGCACGCTGCCACAGAGGCACTGCTGTCGGTGACAGGCGAGCAGTACGGCAGGCCCATCCACGGCCAGAGAGAAGTGCACGCGATGACCAGCAGCAGCCAACACAGCTACTGGAAAGCTATGGAGGGGATTTTTATGAAACCCAATGAAATGGCATACAAAGACTTCAGTGGTCCAACACACACTGAGTTCTGA
- the supt6h gene encoding transcription elongation factor SPT6 isoform X2 yields MSDFIESEAEESEEEFEEKDLKPKKTQRFMEDDDDEEEENTEDQDEHGNLRGLIDDGNVEEEEEENSSRGGDSDSGEEVRHRRRKRDYDDLLDDDDLDLIEENLGVKMKRKKKYSRVRTMDDDGEDDEKDQIADEIFTRDGDGDGEEGGEGGETLHPEDDVEEEEGEESDIDDFIVDDDGQPITKKKGKKFTGYTDAALQEAQEIFGGDFDFAEFDPEAYDRAEEEEEEDQDEAWDRPKKQTKRRVGRRSIFEIYEPSELESSHMTDQDNEIRTTDMPERFQLRSLPVKPAEDDELEEEAEWIYRNAFSTPTISMQESTDYLDRGTTTNFSRRGPSTIAKIKEALNFMRNQHFEVPFIAFYRKEYVEPELNINDLWKVWQWDEKWTQLRTRKQNLTRLFQRMQSYQFEQISADPDKPLADAIRPLDTADMERLKDVQSIEELSDVYNHFLLYYGRDIPRMQNAAKVTKKKLKKIKEVSEEDGEEAEVEEEEEEEEEQKGPDLKQASRRDMYSICQAAGLDGLAKKFGLTPEQFGENLRDSYQRHETEQFPAEPLELAKDYVCSQFSTPETVLEGTRYMVAMQIAREPLVRHVLRQTFQERAKVNIKPTKKGKKDVDEAHYAYSFKYLKNKPVKELSGDQFLKMCLAEDEGLLAIDISIDLVGVKSYAGDQTYFDEIKQFYYRDEFSHQVQEWNKQRTLAIERSLQHFLYPQMAKELKNKLVAEAKENIVKSCCRKLYNWLKVAPYRPDQQVEEDDDLMDETQGKGIRVLGVAFAAGRDTPVFCALINGEGEVVDFLRLPNFLKRRNAWREEEREKKLQDIENLKKFLLSKKPHVVAVAGENRDAHMLMEDIKRTVSELEQDSSLPAVGVELVDNELATLYMNSRKSEADFRDYPPLLRQAVSVARKIQDPLVEFAQVCSSDEDILCLKLHPLQEHVVKEELLGALYCEFINRVNEVGVDVNRAIAHPYMQSLVQYVCGLGPRKGSHLLKILKQNNTRLENRTQLVTMCHMGPKVFINCAGFIKIDTASLGDSTDSYIEVLDGSRVHPETYEWARKMAVDALEYDESAEDANPAGALEEILENPERLKDLDLDAFAEELERQGYGNKGITLYDIRAELSCRYKDLRAPYRPPNTEEVFNLLTKETPETFYIGKLITSVVTGIAHRRPQGESYDQAIRNDETGLWQCPFCQQDNFPELSEVWNHFDSGSCPGQAIGVRSRLDNGVMGFIPTKFLSDKVVKHPEDRVKVGMTVHCRIMKIDIEKFNVDLTCRTSDLIDKNNEWKLPKDTYYDFDAEAEDIKHDEEQKKKQQRTTYIKRVIAHPSFHNINFKEAEKMMETMDQGDVVIRPSSKGENHLTVTWKVADGIYQHVDVREEGKENAFSLGHTLWINTEEFEDLDEITARYVQPMAAFARDLLGHKYFKDCNGGDRKKMEEVLIKAKKEKPTFIPYYVSACRDLPGKFLLGYQPRGKPRIEYVTITPDGFRYRSQIFPTVNGLFRWFKDHYQEPVPGVTPSSSSRMRTPASVNATPANINFADLTRAVNALPRNVTSQMFNAIAAVTGQGQNPNTTPAQWASSQYGYSGGSSAGGGGGSSSAYHVFATPQQPIATPMMTPSYSYTTPGQQQTMSTPQYPSSTPQSSHSHHQHPSSTPSSSSSSSRVRTPQPKPTSHGAVDWGKMAEQWLQEKEAERRKKASRMTPRPSPSPMIESTPMSIAGDATPLLDEMDR; encoded by the exons ATGTCTGACTTTATCGAGAGCGAGGCGGAGGAGTCTGAGGAGGAGTTTGAGGAGAAGGATCTAAAGCCCAAGAAGACTCAGAGGTTTATGGAAGACGACGATGATG aggaagaggaaaacACAGAAGATCAAGATGAACATGGGAACCTCAGGGGCCTTATTGATGATGGCAAtgtggaagaggaggaagaggagaatAGCAGCAGAGGAGGTGACAGTGATTCTGGAGAGGAGGTCAGACATCGTCGCCGGAAGCGAG ATTATGATGACcttctggatgatgatgatctCGATCTTATCGAGGAAAACTTGGGTGTTAAAATGAAGAGG AAAAAGAAGTACTCACGTGTGAGAACAATGGACGATGATGGTGAAGATGATGAAAAAGACCAGATTGCAGACGAGATCTTTACCAGAGATGGTGATGGAGATGGGGAAGAAGGTGGAGAAGGTGGAGAAACACTGCACCCAGAGGATGATGTTGAGGAAGAAGAGGGAGAGGAGTCAG acATAGACGATTTCATTGTGGATGATGACGGACAGCCCATTaccaaaaagaaaggaaagaaatttACTGGCTATACTGATGC tgcttTACAAGAGGCCCAAGAAATTTTTGGTGGTGACTTTGACTTTGCCGAGTTTGACCCTGAAGCATACGATCGtgctgaggaggaggaggaggaggatcaGGATGAAGCATGGGATCGACCCAAGAAGCAGACAAAGAGGAGAGTGGGCCGTCGCAGCATTTTCGAGATCTATGAGCCCAGTGAGCTGGAGAGTAGCCACATGACTGATCAAGACAATGAAATACGTACCACAGATATGCCTGAGAGGTTCCAG TTGCGCAGTTTACCTGTAAAGCCTGCAGAGGATGATGAGCTGGAGGAAGAGGCAGAATGGATTTACAGAAATGCCTTCTCGACACCCACTATATCCATGCAG GAGAGCACAGACTACTTGGACCGTGGAACCACCACTAACTTTAGCAGGAGAGGCCCCAGTACCATTGCTAAGATTAAGGAGGCGCTCAACTTCATGAGAAACCAACACTTTGag GTTCCCTTTATTGCCTTTTACAGGAAGGAATATGTTGAACCAGAGCTCAACATTAATGATCTGTGGAAGGTGTGGCAGTGGGATGAGAAG TGGACTCAGCTAAGGACACGCAAGCAGAACCTAACCCGACTTTTCCAGAGAATGCAGTCGTATCAGTTTGAGCAGATTTCTGCTGACCCTGATAAGCCACTGGCTGATGCTATTCGTCCACTGGACACAGCTGACATGGAAAG ACTAAAAGATGTCCAGTCTATAGAAGAGCTGAGTGACGTGTACAATCACTTCTTGCTCTATTATGGACGAGACATCCCCAGGATGCAGAATGCAGCCAAAGTCACCAAGAAAAAACTGAAGAAGATTAAGGAAGTGTCTGAGGAAGATG GTGAGGAAGCTGaggtggaagaggaggaggaagaggaagaggagcagaAGGGGCCAGATCTAAAGCAAGCCTCTCGTAGAGACATGTACAGCATCTGCCAGGCTGCAGGACttg ATGGACTGGCCAAGAAGTTTGGTCTCACGCCTGAGCAGTTTGGTGAAAATTTGCGTGACAGTTACCAGCGACATGAGACTGAGCAGTTCCCTGCAGAGCCACTCGAGTTGGCCAAGGACTATGTGTGCAG CCAGTTTAGCACACCAGAAACCGTTCTCGAGGGCACACGCTACATGGTAGCCATGCAAATAGCTCGTGAACCTCTAGTCAGACATGTCCTGAGACAGACCTTTCAGGAAAGAGCCAAGGTCAACATCAAGCCCACTAAGAAGGGCAAGAAG GATGTAGATGAGGCACACTATGCATATTCCTtcaagtatttaaaaaacaagccTGTGAAAGAACTAAGCGGAGATCAGTTCCTGAAGATGTGCTTGGCAGAAGATGAGGGACTACTCGCTATAGACATCAGCATTGACTTGGTTGGAGTTAAAAG CTATGCGGGTGATCAAACCTACTTTGATGAAATAAAGCAGTTCTACTACAGAGATGAGTTCAGTCACCAGGTACAAGAGTGGAATAAGCAGAGAACACTGGCCATTGAGCGTTCCCTCCAGCACTTTCTTTACCCTCAGATGGCCAAGGAGTTGAAGAATAAACTTGTTGCAGAGGCCAAGGAAAATATTGTCAAG TCATGCTGCAGGAAACTGTATAATTGGTTAAAAGTGGCTCCATATAGACCAGACCAGCAGgtggaggaggatgatgatTTAATGGATGAGACTCAAGGCAAAGGCATTCGGGTCTTGGGAGTGGCCTTTGCTGCTGGCAG AGACACACCAGTATTCTGTGCTTTGATCAATGGTGAGGGGGAGGTTGTGGACTTCCTCAGACTTCCgaactttttaaaaaggaggAATGCTTGGAGGGAGGAGGAGCGGGAGAAAAAG CTTCAAGACATTGAAAACCTGAAGAAGTTTCTTCTCAGTAAGAAACCCCATGTGGTGGCCGTTGCTGGTGAAAATCG TGATGCTCACATGCTAATGGAGGACATCAAGCGCACAGTCAGTGAGTTGGAGCAAGACTCGTCTCTGCCTGCCGTAGGAGTCGAGCTGGTGGACAACGAGTTAGCCACACTGTATATGAACAGCAGAAAGTCTGAG GCGGACTTTAGGGACTACCCTCCACTTCTTCGTCAGGCTGTGTCCGTGGCTCGCAAAATTCAGGATCCGCTGGTGGAGTTTGCTCAGGTGTGCAGCAGTGATGAGGACATCCTGTGCCTTAAACTGCATCCATTACAG GAGCATGTTGTAAAGGAAGAACTGCTTGGCGCACTTTACTGTGAGTTTATTAACCGTGTGAACGAAGTTGGTGTAGATGTGAACAGAGCTATTGCTCATCCTTACATGCAGAGCctggtacagtatgtctgtggcTTAGGTCCAAGAAAAGGCTCACATCTGCTTAAG ATtcttaaacaaaacaacacgcGTTTGGAGAATCGGACGCAGTTGGTCACAATGTGCCATATGGGACCTAAAGTATTTATCAACTGTGCTGGATTTATCAAAATCGACACAGCTTCCCTTGGAGACAG CACTGACTCCTACATTGAGGTTCTTGATGGCTCTCGTGTCCATCCTGAGACTTACGAGTGGGCTCGTAAAATGGCAGTGGATGCCCTGGAGTATGATGAGTCAGCTGAAGATGCAAATCCAGCAGGAGCTCTGGAAGAGATCCTGGAGAACCCAGAGAGGCTAAAGGATCTGGATCTGGATGCATTTGCTGAAGAGTTGGAGAGACAG GGTTACGGCAATAAGGGAATCACACTATATGATATCCGTGCTGAACTCAGCTGTAGGTATAAAGACCTGCGAGCCCCATACAGACCTCCCAACACAGAAGAGGTCTTTAACCTGCTCACTAAGGAGACTCCTGAAACCTTCTATATTG GTAAGTTAATCACCAGTGTTGTAACTGGCATCGCTCACAGAAGACCTCAAGGGGAAAGTTATGACCAGGCTATTCGCAATGATGAAACTGGTCTATGGCAGTGTCCCTTTTGTCAGCAGGACAACTTTCCTGAGCTCAGTGAG gTCTGGAATCACTTTGACAGCGGCTCCTGTCCTGGACAAGCTATTGGTGTGAGAAGTCGTCTAGACAACGGTGTCATGGGTTTCATCCCTACCAAGTTCCTCTCAGACAAAGTGGTTAAACATCCAGAGGACCGAGTAAAG GTTGGCATGACCGTTCATTGTCGTATCATGAAGATTGACATTGAGAAGTTCAACGTGGACCTTACCTGCAGGACATCTGACCTCATTGACAAGAACAACGAGTGGAAGCTTCCTAAGGACACCTACTATGATTTTGATGCTGAAGCCGAGGATATCAAACATGATGAAGAGCAGAAGAAGAAACAGCAAAGGACCA CTTATATCAAACGTGTCATTGCCCACCCATCGTTCCACAACATCAACTTCAAGGAGGCAGAGAAAATGATGGAGACAATGGATCAAGGTGATGTGGTGATCAGGCCAAGCAGTAAAGGGGAAAACCACCTAACTGTTACCTGGAAGGTAGCAGATGGGATCTACCAGCATGTGGATGTACGAGAGGAGGGCAAGGAGAATGCCTTCAGCCTGGGACACACGTTGTGGATTAACACTGAG GAGTTTGAAGATCTTGATGAAATCACAGCTCGTTACGTCCAGCCTATGGCTGCTTTTGCTCGGGATCTGCTTGGCCACAAGTACTTCAAAGACTGCAACGGTGGAGATAGGAAG AAAATGGAGGAAGTCCTCATTAAGGCAAAGAAAGAGAAGCCCACTTTCATTCCCTACTATGTTTCAGCCTGCAGAGACCTGCCTGGAAAGTTTCTTCTAGGATACCAACCTAGAGGGAAGCCAAG GATAGAGTATGTTACCATCACTCCAGATGGGTTCAGGTATCGCTCACAGATATTCCCCACAGTTAATGGACTCTTCCGGTGGTTTAAAGACCACTACCAGGAGCCTGTGCCAG GAGTGACACCCAGCAGTAGCAGCAGAATGCGCACACCAGCATCTGTGAATGCAACTCCAGCCAACATTAACTTTGCAG ACCTAACTCGGGCCGTCAACGCTCTGCCCAGGAATGTGACATCACAGATGTTTAATGCTATAGCGGCAGTAACAGGGCAGGGCCAAAATCCCAACACAACTCCAGCACAGTGGGCCTCAAGCCAGTATGGTTACAGCGGAGGCAGCagtgcaggaggaggaggaggcagcAGCAGCGCTTATCAT GTGTTTGCAACGCCACAGCAGCCCATTGCGACGCCCATGATGACACCGAGCTACTCGTACACTACTCCAGGCCAGCAGCAGACCATGAGCACGCCGCAGTATCCCAGCAGCACACCGCAGTCCTCCCACAGCCACCACCAACACCCTTCGTCCACAccgtcatcatcatcctcatcatccagGGTTCGGACACCACAGCCAAA ACCAACCTCTCACGGAGCTGTGGATTGGGGTAAAATGGCTGAACAGTGGCTGCAGGAGAAGGAGGCTGAAAGACGCAAGAAGGCATCTCGCATGACACCACGGCCCTCACCGAGTCCCATGATCGAGAGCACACCAATGTCCATCGCCGGGGACGCCACACCACTGCTTGATGAGATGGACCGATAG